In Lujinxingia sediminis, a single genomic region encodes these proteins:
- a CDS encoding group III truncated hemoglobin, giving the protein MLRPVTPKVEERRERFSIADINLMVHTFYAQVREDDALGPIFDRRIDSWPEHLERMVFFWRAVLRSEPTFTMSERGAPPVLHWSMEEVERHHYQRWLSLFSELVEGIYEPDDAEQVFAAASRIAEAFSLYLPADANEGEP; this is encoded by the coding sequence ATGCTAAGACCCGTTACTCCCAAAGTTGAAGAGCGCCGCGAGCGCTTCTCGATTGCCGATATCAACCTGATGGTGCACACCTTCTACGCGCAGGTGCGCGAGGATGACGCGCTGGGGCCGATCTTTGATCGCCGCATCGACAGTTGGCCCGAGCATCTGGAGCGGATGGTGTTCTTCTGGCGCGCGGTCTTGCGCTCCGAGCCCACCTTTACGATGTCGGAGCGTGGGGCGCCGCCGGTGTTGCACTGGTCGATGGAGGAGGTTGAGCGCCACCACTATCAGCGCTGGCTCTCGCTCTTCTCGGAGTTGGTTGAGGGCATCTACGAGCCTGACGACGCCGAGCAGGTGTTTGCAGCGGCCAGCCGCATCGCGGAGGCTTTCTCGCTTTATCTGCCTGCGGATGCGAACGAGGGTGAGCCATGA
- a CDS encoding helix-turn-helix transcriptional regulator, with amino-acid sequence MSTEGLSDSRRVVLDVLRRHRASTIDAVVEESGLSKTAVRAHLVRLERDGAVERTSLELEGPGRPPVAFSLTEQGAALFPSSDAAMLSGLLEYLKGQGAGELVEGYFAEVWAGRAMDVLEELQAPDFRNSPLVERLRALEAVLKRSDFMPRIEREVDGSGTEHVRVCECNCPLPAAARAGRAPCRLEVQFLSEVIGARPSSVQICTKRREPCVVEFEF; translated from the coding sequence ATGAGCACGGAGGGGTTGAGCGATTCGCGGCGAGTCGTTCTGGATGTGTTGCGCCGGCATCGGGCCTCCACGATCGATGCGGTGGTCGAGGAGTCGGGGCTTTCCAAGACGGCGGTGCGGGCGCATCTGGTGCGTCTGGAGCGGGACGGAGCGGTGGAACGTACGTCGCTGGAACTTGAGGGGCCGGGGCGGCCGCCAGTCGCGTTCTCGCTCACCGAGCAGGGGGCTGCGCTTTTTCCGAGCAGCGACGCGGCGATGCTCTCCGGGCTGCTCGAGTACCTGAAGGGGCAGGGCGCCGGTGAGCTTGTGGAAGGGTATTTCGCCGAGGTCTGGGCGGGTCGAGCGATGGATGTCTTGGAGGAGCTTCAGGCCCCGGACTTTCGGAACTCGCCGCTTGTCGAGAGGTTGCGGGCGTTGGAGGCGGTGCTCAAGCGTAGCGACTTTATGCCGCGGATTGAGCGTGAGGTGGACGGGAGCGGCACGGAACACGTGCGCGTCTGCGAGTGCAACTGCCCCCTTCCGGCGGCGGCGCGGGCCGGTCGCGCCCCGTGCCGACTCGAGGTTCAGTTTCTCTCCGAAGTCATCGGTGCACGTCCCTCGTCGGTGCAGATTTGCACAAAGCGCCGGGAGCCCTGCGTCGTTGAGTTTGAGTTCTAG
- a CDS encoding leucine-rich repeat domain-containing protein, whose amino-acid sequence MTFPPFVFVYPPEGNPEIPRGTRLLWYPSIRELSFSPAGTTEHLDELIATGLVDDAESIRISDFAKKAVRLPDSIARLTSLRSVRIETSQFADWPGVYRISTLRTLFVDEKVTALPDGIGQLKALEELTIKGKKIASLPEDLGSLPNLRTLVIVNAPITHLPDLSGLTALQTLRLVWTKKLKVLPDGLDTLAALERVETDMVPLTEIPVGLAQHANLRALVIRGGKVKKLPDVSWPQLRELENFGPLKKLPKTFEAPALEHVVLGDALPALPPLPADSLQSLDVNAPLTSVDPALASVNRLRLTCTKQAYAALSDDEREAFGARLRAAWA is encoded by the coding sequence ATGACCTTTCCGCCATTCGTCTTCGTCTATCCGCCCGAGGGCAATCCCGAAATCCCGCGAGGCACTCGGCTTCTGTGGTACCCGAGCATCCGCGAACTCTCGTTTAGCCCCGCGGGCACGACTGAGCACCTCGACGAGCTTATCGCGACCGGCCTGGTCGACGACGCCGAGTCGATTCGAATCTCCGACTTCGCAAAAAAAGCGGTCCGTCTTCCCGATTCGATCGCCCGACTCACGTCCCTGCGCAGCGTGCGCATCGAAACGAGTCAATTCGCGGATTGGCCAGGCGTCTATCGCATCTCGACGCTTCGCACGCTCTTCGTTGATGAGAAAGTCACCGCGCTTCCGGACGGGATTGGACAACTAAAAGCTCTCGAAGAGCTGACGATCAAAGGCAAAAAGATCGCGTCTCTCCCTGAAGACCTCGGCTCGCTACCGAACCTTCGCACTCTCGTGATCGTCAACGCCCCGATCACTCACCTCCCGGACCTATCAGGGCTCACCGCACTGCAGACCCTTCGACTCGTCTGGACCAAGAAGCTCAAGGTGCTTCCGGACGGACTCGACACACTCGCTGCGCTTGAGCGCGTTGAGACGGACATGGTTCCTCTCACCGAGATTCCAGTCGGGTTGGCGCAGCACGCCAACCTTCGCGCGCTGGTGATTCGGGGAGGCAAGGTCAAAAAGCTTCCCGACGTGTCGTGGCCGCAGCTACGCGAACTCGAGAACTTCGGCCCCCTCAAAAAGCTCCCGAAGACCTTTGAAGCCCCGGCACTCGAGCACGTGGTGCTCGGAGACGCGCTCCCCGCCTTGCCGCCCTTGCCAGCGGACTCCCTCCAGTCGCTCGACGTAAACGCGCCTCTCACCTCGGTCGACCCTGCGCTTGCCAGCGTCAACCGCCTTCGCCTCACGTGTACGAAACAGGCGTACGCCGCGCTCTCCGATGACGAACGAGAGGCCTTTGGAGCACGACTTCGCGCCGCCTGGGCCTGA